CTGGCACAGGCGATCATGGCCGACATCGTCAGCCCGCGTGAGCGCGGCCGGTACTCGGGCTACCTCGGGGCGTCGTTCGGCCTGGCCACCGTCGCCGGCCCGCTGATCGGCGGCTTCCTCGTCGACGGTCCCGGCTGGCGCTGGTGCTTCTACGTCGGCGTCCCGTTCGCCGTCGCCGCCCTGATCGTGATCCAGCGCGTGCTGAAGGTCACCGCCCCGCGCCGCGACGTCAGCATCGACTGGGCGGGCGCCGCCGCCCTCACCCTCTCGGCGTCCAGCCTCATCGTCTGGCTGTCGCTGGGTGGTCAGGAGTTCGAGTGGGCCTCGGGCTGGACCATCGCCTTCCTGGCCGTCACCGTGGTCGCGCTCGTCGTGGCCGTGGTGGCCGAGCGCCGGGCCGCTGACCCGATCCTGCCGCCGCGGCTGTTCCGTGACCGCACATTCAACCTCACGAGCATCACCGGCTTCTTCGTCGGCGTGGCGCTGTTCGGCGTGATGATCTACCTCCCGCAGTACTTCCAGATCGTCAAGGGCGAGTCGCCGACGGCGAGCGGCCTGCTCACCCTGCCGATGGTCGCCACGATGCTGCTGACCTCGATGGTGAGCGGCAAGCGCATCACAGCCACCGGCCGTTGGAAGGTCTACCCCGTCGTCGGCACCGCCCTCATGGCCGTGGCCCTGGGCCTGCTCTCACGCATCCACGCCGACACCTCACTCGTGCTGGTGAGTCTCGACATCGCCCTGCTCGGCCTCGGGCTCGGCCTGACGATGCAGGTGCTGGTGCTCGCGGTGCAGAACGCCGCTCAGCCGCGCGACATCGGCATCGCCACGAGCGCAGCGAACTTCTTCCGCTCCATGGGCGGTGCCGTCGGCATCGCGGTGTTCGGGGCTCTGCTCACCAGCCGCCTGCACGACGCCCTGCCGGGGCTGCTGCAGAAGGCCGGTGTGCCCGCCAAGGCCATGGCGGGCGCCGGCAAGCTCGGCACCCCCGACGCGGTAGCCGCCCTACCAGCACCCGTGCGGCACGCCGTGCGCGAGGCCTTCACCCTCGGGCTCGACCGCATCTTCCTGGTCGGTCTGCCGGTGGCCGCTGCGGGCACGATCGTGCTCCTGTTCGTGCGCGAGGTCGCGCTGCGTACACACGCCCCGACCGAGCCCCCGGCGCCCGAGCCCAGCACCGACGCGCTGCAGACGGCGACGGAGGCCAGCGTCTGAGCCGCGGAATGCGCTGCGGGGTGGCGAGGTTGGCCCGGGCATGACCAGCGCCGTCGTCGCCCCGCACTACGGACCGCCCGACGTCCTCGAGCTCGTCGACGTCGAGGTGCCGGCCCCTGGGCCCGGCCAGGTGGTGGTCGACGTGCGAGCCGCCGGCACGAACCCGGCGGACGTGAAGTCCTACAGCGGGGAGTGGGGCACCGACCCGAACCGGCTGCCGATGCGGCTGGGCTTCGAGGCCTCCGGGGTCGTGCGGGCGGTCGGGCCGGACGCCGTCGGGCCCGCCGGCCCGGTCGCCGTGGGCGACGAGGTCGTGGTGTTCCGCACCTCGGGCGCGTACGCCGAG
This is a stretch of genomic DNA from Angustibacter sp. Root456. It encodes these proteins:
- a CDS encoding MDR family MFS transporter, with product MSTTVSTAPSPTGYLPHRQVLEVLWGLLLALFVSSLSATVVGTALPTIVGELGGQDKLAWVATATILTMTVSIPLWGKLSDLYGRKRLFQLSIVVYVVASVFAGMAQNMPELIAARAVQGVGVGGMQALAQAIMADIVSPRERGRYSGYLGASFGLATVAGPLIGGFLVDGPGWRWCFYVGVPFAVAALIVIQRVLKVTAPRRDVSIDWAGAAALTLSASSLIVWLSLGGQEFEWASGWTIAFLAVTVVALVVAVVAERRAADPILPPRLFRDRTFNLTSITGFFVGVALFGVMIYLPQYFQIVKGESPTASGLLTLPMVATMLLTSMVSGKRITATGRWKVYPVVGTALMAVALGLLSRIHADTSLVLVSLDIALLGLGLGLTMQVLVLAVQNAAQPRDIGIATSAANFFRSMGGAVGIAVFGALLTSRLHDALPGLLQKAGVPAKAMAGAGKLGTPDAVAALPAPVRHAVREAFTLGLDRIFLVGLPVAAAGTIVLLFVREVALRTHAPTEPPAPEPSTDALQTATEASV